Proteins co-encoded in one Sporosarcina sp. FSL K6-1522 genomic window:
- a CDS encoding O-antigen ligase family protein, translating into MKRLQVNSNHFMWPVLLLFFFITLSKYNIYIGFSLKIYMIFLVVFFCIYFRDFYFRTFYHYEICLLCFYFTYCLSGAFSQYSEASIRAVLGVMLIIGCYFIMRFIVEQASIATIETAIATVGIVFNAASLLLYVIGLQVTGGSSEGVEIISYGLLVDRDYPRLIGLLDDPNIFIFFNTLFFSYYVTHLKGVKHSIGFILCVITSLLTFSRGGIVALVLVVVLYMMLASISKKLKMIMVSLLCLVVLYVVGSFSQLDVNQIITSRITDFSTDGGSGRFELWGQALTYFMDRPILGIGAFNFSDYYAFDHNEKLYVHNTYLEVLVESGMIGFLFYFSFLVMLAITLFRTRLHKEKPYIILTFFAFLLQMVSLSLMINEAFFVFLALALKYIAVFEREGAEFYEMQRKG; encoded by the coding sequence ATGAAGAGATTGCAAGTGAACAGCAACCACTTTATGTGGCCAGTCCTCCTCCTGTTCTTCTTTATTACGCTTAGTAAATATAATATCTATATTGGTTTTTCTTTGAAAATATATATGATTTTTCTGGTCGTTTTCTTTTGTATATATTTCAGGGATTTTTACTTTCGCACATTTTACCATTATGAAATTTGCCTGTTGTGCTTTTATTTTACCTATTGCTTAAGTGGTGCCTTTTCACAGTACTCAGAGGCAAGCATTCGGGCCGTTTTAGGTGTAATGCTCATAATTGGCTGTTATTTTATCATGCGATTTATAGTAGAACAAGCTTCGATTGCTACGATTGAAACCGCTATTGCTACTGTTGGGATTGTGTTCAACGCCGCCAGTTTGTTATTGTACGTAATCGGTTTACAGGTGACGGGAGGATCGTCTGAAGGCGTTGAAATTATTTCTTATGGATTATTAGTAGATCGAGACTACCCAAGGCTAATCGGCTTACTTGATGATCCGAATATTTTCATATTCTTTAACACCTTGTTTTTTTCCTATTATGTAACGCATTTAAAGGGAGTTAAGCATTCCATTGGCTTCATCTTATGCGTCATCACCTCGCTCCTTACTTTTTCAAGGGGAGGGATTGTTGCGCTCGTCCTCGTTGTCGTTTTGTATATGATGTTAGCGAGTATATCGAAGAAGCTAAAAATGATTATGGTTTCTCTGTTATGCCTCGTTGTTCTGTATGTCGTAGGTTCTTTCAGTCAATTGGATGTTAATCAGATTATTACGAGTCGCATTACCGACTTTTCTACTGACGGAGGAAGTGGTCGATTTGAATTATGGGGACAAGCCCTCACTTATTTTATGGACCGTCCTATTCTCGGAATTGGTGCTTTTAACTTTTCCGATTACTACGCATTTGATCATAATGAAAAACTATATGTTCATAATACGTACTTAGAGGTTTTGGTAGAGTCGGGGATGATTGGTTTTCTTTTTTACTTTTCCTTTCTAGTGATGTTAGCGATCACCTTGTTTAGGACTCGGTTACATAAAGAAAAACCATATATTATTCTTACATTTTTCGCTTTTTTATTACAGATGGTTTCTTTATCCCTAATGATTAATGAAGCTTTTTTTGTTTTCTTAGCGCTGGCTTTAAAATATATTGCTGTATTTGAAAGAGAAGGAGCTGAATTTTATGAAATGCAACGAAAAGGATAG
- a CDS encoding glycosyltransferase family 2 protein: MKCNEKDSMPLVSVITPSYNCSAFIKETVESVLSQSYPHWEMIIVDDKSKDDSVYVIQQYVAEDQRIKLIPLSQNIGAAGARNVAIQQAKGDYIAFLDSDDLWLPTKLEEQVSFMQKGNLAFSFTSYSLISEEGTHMDIEVTAPPIVDYKYLIGNTTIGCLTVMLDRQQIQRIEMPITQPEDTALWLSLLKQGHQAYGLQKVLANYRIVRNSTSRNKVKAAYRYWKLLRSQEKLSLIKVNFYFSKYAYHAYNKNRVKSS, from the coding sequence ATGAAATGCAACGAAAAGGATAGCATGCCCTTGGTTTCCGTCATTACGCCCTCGTATAACTGCTCGGCTTTTATAAAAGAGACCGTTGAATCAGTCTTGTCTCAATCGTATCCGCATTGGGAAATGATCATTGTGGACGATAAGTCAAAGGACGACTCAGTCTATGTCATTCAACAATATGTAGCAGAGGATCAGCGGATTAAATTGATTCCCTTATCTCAAAACATCGGAGCTGCTGGAGCTCGAAATGTAGCGATACAACAGGCTAAAGGGGATTATATTGCGTTTCTTGATAGCGATGATCTGTGGCTACCTACTAAATTAGAAGAACAAGTATCTTTTATGCAAAAAGGCAATCTTGCTTTTTCTTTTACTTCTTATTCTTTGATTAGTGAGGAAGGCACTCATATGGATATTGAAGTAACGGCGCCCCCAATCGTAGATTATAAGTATTTGATCGGAAATACAACGATTGGTTGTTTAACGGTGATGCTAGATCGGCAGCAAATTCAGCGAATTGAAATGCCCATTACGCAACCCGAAGATACTGCCTTATGGCTGTCGTTACTCAAGCAAGGGCATCAAGCGTATGGCTTACAAAAGGTGTTAGCCAACTATCGCATTGTTCGTAACTCTACTTCACGAAATAAAGTAAAGGCTGCCTATCGCTATTGGAAACTTTTACGAAGCCAAGAAAAGTTAAGCCTTATAAAAGTGAACTTTTATTTTAGTAAATATGCTTATCATGCATACAATAAAAACAGAGTGAAATCGAGCTAG